The Staphylococcus haemolyticus region AAAAACGTTGTAAAATCGGCGTTTTTTAAATTTTGCAAAGCATAATCATAACAGTAATGGAAGCGATTTCAAAAATTTGTAAAATTTATGTTTTAATTTTGTCAAATTATAGTATAATAACTTCATTAAGGTAAAGGAACTTTTAAGGGAAAAGAAGGAAAGCAAAAGAGGGTTTTCTGAAAGACAAAAGTATTCGAACCTTAGATTTAATAGAGATGGGGTTATTTTAATGGATAACAATGAATTACATAGGGGGCTAAGTGCACGTCAGATTAGAATGATCGCACTTGGCGGTACTATCGGTGTTGGTTTATTTATGGGAGCAACTAGTACAATTAAATGGACTGGTCCATCAGTTATTTTTGCGTACTTAATTGCAGGTATCTTTTTATTCTTAATCATGAGAGCAATGGGAGAAATGATTTATTTAAATCCAACTACTGGATCTTTCGCAACATTTGCAAGTGATTACATTCACCCTGCTGCAGGTTATATGACGGCATGGAGTAATATATTCCAATGGATTGTAGTAGGTATGAGTGAAGTTATTGCAGTCGGTGAATATATGAACTATTGGTTCCCGAACTTACCTCAATGGATTCCTGGTGTGGTTGCAGTACTATTATTACTAGCAGCTAACTTGACTTCAGTAAAAGCATTCGGTGAATTTGAATTCTGGTTTGCAATGATTAAGGTTGTAACGATTGTATTAATGATCATTGCAGGTTTCGGTTTAATCTTCTTCGGTATTGGTAATGGTGGCCATGCGATTGGTATCTCTAATTTATGGTCTCATGGTGGATTTATGCCAAATGGATTCGTAGGTTTCTTCTTTGCATTATCAATTGTTATTGGTTCTTACCAAGGTGTAGAATTAATTGGTATTACTGCTGGTGAAACTAAAGATCCACAGAAAAATATCAAAAGTGCGGTAAATGGTGTTATCTGGCGTATTTTGATTTTCTACATTGGAGCGATTTTCGTAATTGTTTCTATCTATCCTTGGAATCAATTAGGTGAAATCGGAAGCCCATTCGTAGCTACATTTGCAAAAATTGGTATCACATTTGCAGCAGGATTAATTAACTTCGTTGTATTAACAGCAGCATTATCTGGATGTAACTCAGGTATCTTTAGTGCAAGTCGTATGATTTTTACATTAGCACAAAAAGGTCAAATGCCTAAAATCTTTACAAGAGTAATGAAAAATGGTGTACCATTCTACCCAGTATTAGCCATTGCTTTAGGTATTTTAGTTGGTGCATTATTAAATGTTATTCTTCCTTTATTCATTAAAGGTGCAGATAGTATTTTCGTATATGTTTATAGTGCATCTATTTTACCGGGTATGATTCCTTGGTTTATGATTTTAATTAGTCATATTCGATTCAGAAAATTACATCCTGAAAAAGTTGAAGGACATCCATTTAAGATGCCTGGCGGTACAGTTGCAAGTGCAATTACGATTTTATTCTTATTAGTCGTATTAGTAGGAATGTTATTTAACAAAGAAACTGTTGTTTCTGTAGTGATTGGTATTATTTTCTTAGCTGCGGTAACTGTATACTACTTCGTTCGCGGACATCATAAAAATGATGGATTCCGAAAAGTTAAATAGAATACTAAATAAATCATATTATAAATAATCAACACATTATTCAAACTAAACTAAGGCACAAAGTACTTAGATTCATGTTTAAAAGAGGTTGAGACATTAACGTTGTCTCAACCTCTTTTTGTGATAGTTATTACTTAATAGCAGCTTAACTGTGAATAACTTAAGTTAAAAGAAGAATAATAAACTTTGTTCATATTCATTACTTTCTATATGTCTTGAGTTTTTAATAGAAATCTTAATGTTTAAATTCCACATTAGATAGGTATTTTCGATAATTATCAAGAGCCATTTTAGATTGTGTGATGAAGTCTAATGACGATTCATAGTTTAGTGCGATATAACGATAGAAAAGAACATCAATGGTAAACATTTGCGCAAACAAAGAAGTTGTCGCACCCATACGTAATTCATTTTCATCTGAATGTCCATATGTCAGAACAATGTCAGAATGCTGAGCTACGTGATTATGCTCTGAACTTGAAATTGTAATAATAGGGATATTATAATCCGACACAACTTTCACCATTGCACGAAGTTCACTTTGATCGCCATTATTAGTTATAAATAAAACACAATCTTCTTTGTCATGTGTAGACAACATGGTTGTGAATAAATGAGTCTCTTGAACAAGTTGGACATTTAGCCCAATTCGAGATAATTTTTGATATAAATCCGTCGCACAGACATACGATGCACCATAACCAAAGATAAAGATGTTATTTGCACGTTTAAAATGTTGGCATATGTTATCAATCGTTGTGTTATCTGCAAATGTAGAACTTTTTAGAAGTGCTTCTTCTGCACGATGATAAAGTTTCTTTTTTAAAGTATCTACCGATTCATTGTTAAGCAATTCTATCTTATAAGGTGCTTGTTGTTTTGGAAATAACATCGCAAGTTGTGATCTAACTTCATGAAAACTTTGATTAATCAATTTTTGGCTATATCGATTTAACGTCGAAACACTCATTTCAAGTTCTTTAGCAATCTCTTGATTCGACATGCTAATAACTTTATGTGGTGAGTTTAATATAAATCGTGATAATTTCTTTTCATTTTTAGAAAATGAAGCATAATTTTCGTCGATTAAATATAAAATGTTTGTCATCTAATCACCTAGTTTGTTTAAGTTTCTCATTTCTTTAGTCGTACCGAAGAAGTATGTGAAAATAAAGCCAGCTAGGTACGCAGATAATAACCCTATGATGTAACCTAAATATTTTTGATGGGCAATTAACGGTAATAATGAAATACCACTAGGTCCGATAGCAGTGGCACCTATATGACCAATGCCTCCTATAACTGCACCACCGATTCCACCACCAAGACATGCTGTGATGAATGGGCGACCTAATGGCAAGGTAACACCATAAATAAGTGGTTCTCCAATTCCTAAAAATCCGACTGGTAACGCACCCTTAATTGCAGTTCTTAAAGTAGTATTATTTTTACATCTTACCCATAGTGCTAATGCAGCCCCAACCTGACCTGCACCAGCCATAGCGGCAATAGGTAACAAATATGTTGCACCTGACTGATTTATTAATTCAATGTGTATTGGGGTGAAAATATGATGCAATCCTAACATAACTAGTGGTAAGAAAAATGCACCTATAATAAATCCACTAAATATACCACCTACACCAATTACCCAATTCACTACGCCTACTAATCCATCAGAAATAAATCCAGCTATAGGCATAAAGAAGAATATAGTTAGTAACCCTATGATAAGTAATGAAATTGTTGGTGTCACAATAATATCTATAGCATTGGGAACTATTTTATGTAGTTTTTTCTCAATTATACTTAATAACCATACCGCTAAGATCACTCCTATAATGCCACCTTGACCAGCTATTAATGGTTCGCCAGTAAATACATTTTTAATTGGATTATCTTCAGTAATACCTGTTAATAAAGTCGTACCCCCAATGACACCACCTAAACCTGGTGTTGCACCAAATACTTTTGCTGCATTAAAACCAGTGAAAATAGCTAGATAGGCTAACATGCCATCTTTGATGACATTTAATACGGCCACAAGTTGTTTTACCCAATCAGCTGTAATGGTACCAGCAGTAATAAAGTTGTTCAATACAGCTGCAATACCACCAATAAGTCCAGCTCCTATAAATGCGGGTATGAGAGGTATGAAAATATTAGCAATTGACTTTAAAATTGTATTCATTTTACTTTGTTTACGCTTTTGTTGGAATTCACGTTTGTTTTGTTGTGCTTGATTTTTAATATTTGACGTGTTGCTACGATGGGGGATATCTTCACCTAATTGAACACCACTTAGCTTTACCATTTCTGCGGATACTTCATTTACCGTTCCAGGTCCGACCACAATTTGAAGTCGCTCATCTTGTATGACTCCGAGCACGCCTTCTATGTTTTTAAGTTTAGGATAATCAACTTGTGTCTCATTGTTAATTTTTAGGCGCACACGTGTCATACAATGGATAATGTTATCCACATTATCAATGCCACCAACCGCATCTAAGATGTGATGGGCCAATTGTTGATCCTTATTCATATCGTTGCCTCCTTAAGATTGAATTGCTTTTTTTACAATGTCATTATTATTTATGAGTCTTGATTGAGCATCGCTTTTAGTTGTGTTACATAAATTCATAACGATTGCAATTTTAATATCATTGTCGGCTTTTATATAGAGTTCTTGAGCTTCTTCAAAAGTTAAGCCACAAATCTCTTCGATAATATGTATGGAACGTTGTTCAAGTTTGTGATTTGTCGCTTTTAAATCAACCATCAAGTTATCATAAACTTTACCAACACCAATCATAGTCATTGTTGATATCATATTAAGCACAAGCTTTTGAGCAGTACCTGACTTTAAGCGAGTAGACCCTGCTAATACTTCTGGACCAACATTGACTTCAAGTGCATGGGAAGCGACAGTAC contains the following coding sequences:
- a CDS encoding amino acid permease, with protein sequence MDNNELHRGLSARQIRMIALGGTIGVGLFMGATSTIKWTGPSVIFAYLIAGIFLFLIMRAMGEMIYLNPTTGSFATFASDYIHPAAGYMTAWSNIFQWIVVGMSEVIAVGEYMNYWFPNLPQWIPGVVAVLLLLAANLTSVKAFGEFEFWFAMIKVVTIVLMIIAGFGLIFFGIGNGGHAIGISNLWSHGGFMPNGFVGFFFALSIVIGSYQGVELIGITAGETKDPQKNIKSAVNGVIWRILIFYIGAIFVIVSIYPWNQLGEIGSPFVATFAKIGITFAAGLINFVVLTAALSGCNSGIFSASRMIFTLAQKGQMPKIFTRVMKNGVPFYPVLAIALGILVGALLNVILPLFIKGADSIFVYVYSASILPGMIPWFMILISHIRFRKLHPEKVEGHPFKMPGGTVASAITILFLLVVLVGMLFNKETVVSVVIGIIFLAAVTVYYFVRGHHKNDGFRKVK
- a CDS encoding MurR/RpiR family transcriptional regulator produces the protein MTNILYLIDENYASFSKNEKKLSRFILNSPHKVISMSNQEIAKELEMSVSTLNRYSQKLINQSFHEVRSQLAMLFPKQQAPYKIELLNNESVDTLKKKLYHRAEEALLKSSTFADNTTIDNICQHFKRANNIFIFGYGASYVCATDLYQKLSRIGLNVQLVQETHLFTTMLSTHDKEDCVLFITNNGDQSELRAMVKVVSDYNIPIITISSSEHNHVAQHSDIVLTYGHSDENELRMGATTSLFAQMFTIDVLFYRYIALNYESSLDFITQSKMALDNYRKYLSNVEFKH
- a CDS encoding PTS transporter subunit EIIC, with product MNKDQQLAHHILDAVGGIDNVDNIIHCMTRVRLKINNETQVDYPKLKNIEGVLGVIQDERLQIVVGPGTVNEVSAEMVKLSGVQLGEDIPHRSNTSNIKNQAQQNKREFQQKRKQSKMNTILKSIANIFIPLIPAFIGAGLIGGIAAVLNNFITAGTITADWVKQLVAVLNVIKDGMLAYLAIFTGFNAAKVFGATPGLGGVIGGTTLLTGITEDNPIKNVFTGEPLIAGQGGIIGVILAVWLLSIIEKKLHKIVPNAIDIIVTPTISLLIIGLLTIFFFMPIAGFISDGLVGVVNWVIGVGGIFSGFIIGAFFLPLVMLGLHHIFTPIHIELINQSGATYLLPIAAMAGAGQVGAALALWVRCKNNTTLRTAIKGALPVGFLGIGEPLIYGVTLPLGRPFITACLGGGIGGAVIGGIGHIGATAIGPSGISLLPLIAHQKYLGYIIGLLSAYLAGFIFTYFFGTTKEMRNLNKLGD